The following proteins are encoded in a genomic region of Rhinolophus ferrumequinum isolate MPI-CBG mRhiFer1 chromosome 17, mRhiFer1_v1.p, whole genome shotgun sequence:
- the QARS1 gene encoding glutamine--tRNA ligase translates to MATVDSVSLFTGLGLSEHKARETLKNTALSAQLREAAIQAQQTLGSTVDKATGTLLYGLASRLRDPRRLSFLVSYIANKKIHTEPQLSAALEYVRSHPLDPIDTADFEQECGVGISVTPEQIEEAVEVAINRHRPQLLVERYRFNMGLLMGEARAVLKWADGKMIKHEVDMQVLHLLGPKTETDLEKKPKVAKTRAEETDRRTAKDVVENGEAAGQTLSLMEQLRGEALKFHKPGENYKTPGYVTTPHTMDLLKQHLQITGGQVRTRFPPEPNGILHIGHAKAINFNFGYAKANNGICFLRFDDTNPEKEEAKFFTAICDMVAWLGYTPYKVTYASDYFDQLYAWAVELIHRGQAYVCHQRGEELKGHNPLPSPWRDRPIEESLLLFEAMRKGKFAEGEATLRMKLVMEDGKMDPVAYRVKYTPHHRTGDTWCIYPTYDYTHCLCDSIEHITHSLCTKEFQARRSSYFWLCNALDVYCPVQWEYGRLNLHYAVVSKRKILQLVATGAVRDWDDPRLFTLTALRRRGFPPEAINNFCARVGVTVAQTTMEPHLLEACVRDVLNDTAPRAMAVLEPLKIVITNFPAAKSLDIQVPNFPADETKGFHQVPFGSIVFIERTDFKEEPEPGYKRLAWGQPVGLRHTGYVIELQHVVKGPSDCVESLEVTCRRADTGEKPKAFIHWVSQPLTCEIRLYERLFQHKNPEDPTEVPGGFLSDLNLASLQVVEAALVDCSVALAKPFDKFQFERLGYFSVDPDSHQGQLVFNRTVTLKEDPGKV, encoded by the exons ATGGCGACTGTGGACTCCGTGTCGCTCTTCACTGGCCTCGGCCTGAGCGAACACAAGGCTCGCGAGACGCTCAAGAACACGGCTCTGAGCGCGCAGCTGCGTGAGGCGGCGATCCAG GCGCAGCAAACTCTGGGCTCCACTGTCGACAAGGCTACCGGGACCTTGCTGTATGGCTTGGCCTCCCGACTCAGGGATCCCCGGCGTCTCTCGTTCCTCGTGAGCTACATAGCCAATAAGAAGATCCACACCGAGCCCCAGCTGAGCG CTGCCCTTGAGTATGTGCGAAGTCACCCCCTGGATCCCATCGATACCGCGGACTTTGAGCAGGAATGTGGTGTGGGCATCTCGGTGACCCCAGAGCAGATTGAAGAGGCT GTGGAGGTCGCCATAAACCGCCACCGGCCCCAGCTCTTGGTGGAGCGTTATCGTTTCAACATGGGGCTGCTGATGG GAGAGGCTCGAGCTGTGCTCAAGTGGGCAGATGGCAAAATGATCAAGCATGAAGTAGACATGCAG GTCCTCCACCTTTTAGGTCCCAAGACGGAGACTGATCTGGAAAAGAAGCCCAAG GTGGCAAAGACTCGAGCGGAAGAAACAGACCGGAGGACAGCAAAGGATGTGGTGGAGAATG GCGAGGCTGCTGGCCAGACCCTGTCTCTGATGGAGCAGCTCCGAGGGGAGGCGCTTAAGTTCCACAAGCCTG GTGAGAACTACAAGACTCCAGGCTATGTGACCACTCCACATACCATGGATCTACTGAAGCAGCACCTGCAGATCACTGGGGGACAG GTACGTACCCGGTTCCCGCCAGAACCCAATGGAATCCTGCATATTGGACATGCCAAAGCCATCAATTTCAACTTTGGCTATGCCAAG GCCAACAATGGGATCTGTTTTCTGCGCTTTGATGATACCAACCCTGAGAAGGAGGAAGCGAAGTTCTTCACTGCCATCTGCGACATGGTGGCCTGGCTGG GTTACACACCTTATAAGGTGACATACGCCTCTGACTATTTTGACCAGCTGTATGCCTGGGCCGTAGAGCTCATTCACAG GGGCCAGGCCTATGTGTGCCACCAGCGAGGAGAGGAGCTCAAAGGCCACAACCCGCTGCCCTCTCCCTGGAGAGACCGTCCCATAGAGGAGTCACTGCTGCTCTTCGAG GCAATGCGCAAGGGCAAGTTTGCAGAGGGTGAGGCCACGCTGCGGATGAAGCTGGTGATGGAGGATGGCAAGATGGACCCTGTGGCCTATCGAGTCAAATATACCCCACACCACCGCACGGGGGACACCTG GTGCATCTACCCCACCTATGACTACACGCACTGCCTCTGTGACTCCATTGAGCACATCACCCACTCACTCTGCACCAAGGAATTCCAGGCCCG acGGTCTTCCTACTTCTGGCTGTGCAATGCCCTGGATGTCTATTGCCCTGTGCAGTGGGAGTACGGCCGCCTTAACCTGCACTATGCAGTTGTCTCTAAGAGGAAGATTCTCCAGCTTGTGGCAACTGGTGCTGTGCG GGACTGGGACGACCCACGGCTCTTCACGCTCACAGCCTTACGACGGCGGGGCTTCCCACCTGAGGCCATCAACAACTTCTGTGCCCGG GTGGGGGTGACAGTGGCACAGACCACAATGGAGCCACATCTGCTAGAAGCCTGTGTGCGTGATGTGCTGAATGACACAGCCCCACGGGCCATGGCTGTGCTGGAGCCATTAAAGATTGTCATCACCAACTTTCCTGCTGCTAAG TCCTTGGACATTCAGGTGCCCAACTTCCCAGCTGATGAGACTAAGGGCTTCCATCAGGTTCCCTTTGGATCCATTGTCTTCATCGAGAGGACTGACTTCAAGGAG GAGCCAGAGCCAGGCTATAAGCGCCTGGCATGGGGCCAGCCTGTGGGCCTGAGGCACACAGGCTACGTCATCGAGCTGCAGCATGTTGTCAAG GGCCCCAGTGATTGTGTAGAAAGCCTGGAAGTGACCTGCCGACGGGCAGATACTGGAGAAAAGCCCAAGGCCTTTATTCACTGGGTGTCACAGCCTCTGACATGTGAGATTCGCCTCTACGAGCGGCT ATTTCAGCACAAGAACCCTGAGGATCCTACTGAGGTGCCTGGTGGATTCTTAAGTGATCTGAACCTG GCATCACTACAAGTGGTGGAGGCAGCATTAGTGGACTGTTCTGTGGCCCTGGCAAAGCCCTTCGACAAGTTCCAGTTTGAGCGGCTTGGCTACTTCTCCGTGGATCCAGACAGCCACCAAGGACAG CTTGTCTTCAACCGGACCGTCACACTGAAGGAGGACCCAGGAAAGGTGTGA